The following proteins are co-located in the Xanthocytophaga agilis genome:
- a CDS encoding DnaJ C-terminal domain-containing protein, translating into MQKVILPFPINESKLASGSIEYVDFGSKTFKVCIPPKARIGQQLRLRNFAGNIDKSFGDQDVILILQRETHVFTSLQRDILIELPIDTANLSRSTITRVHLLDKEYDVKVPVSARDGQTLRMKGLAERFNGGYPGDVLLKILERPKFYKGNWHTIIGNFVGFGMPLTGSKFSITFKLPWLFEVSNEWHFRSSDTHFHGHYY; encoded by the coding sequence ATGCAAAAAGTCATACTACCTTTCCCGATCAATGAGAGCAAACTCGCTAGTGGCAGTATTGAGTATGTTGATTTTGGTTCAAAGACCTTTAAAGTTTGCATTCCACCTAAGGCAAGAATAGGCCAGCAGTTAAGGCTGAGAAATTTTGCAGGAAACATTGATAAGAGTTTCGGAGATCAGGACGTAATACTGATTTTACAAAGAGAAACTCATGTATTTACTTCTTTACAAAGGGATATACTTATTGAACTTCCTATTGATACTGCTAACCTTAGCAGAAGTACTATCACAAGAGTTCATTTACTGGATAAAGAGTACGATGTAAAAGTTCCAGTTTCGGCCAGAGATGGACAGACATTGCGTATGAAGGGATTAGCAGAAAGATTTAACGGTGGATATCCGGGAGATGTTTTACTAAAGATATTAGAACGACCCAAATTTTATAAAGGTAACTGGCATACTATCATCGGAAATTTTGTGGGATTTGGTATGCCGCTGACAGGTTCTAAATTCAGCATTACTTTTAAGCTCCCCTGGCTATTTGAGGTCTCCAATGAATGGCATTTCAGATCTTCAGACACCCATTTTCATGGACACTATTATTAA
- the opgC gene encoding OpgC domain-containing protein, whose product MSRIVQLDGLRGLFIILITINHVNTPLTEFTYQPLGYVSAAEGFVFLSGLVAGLVYYKRLARTGLRKVVVGAIQRARTIYIYHLISLFIVCAVGYYSIIHYHYWTEVLTRFFQTPVQSLVLSLFLLYQPDFLDILPLYCLLLLSLPFLMYQFRKGNSRWVLAVSIGIWGMSQLGLGLSYKATKLLASYLPGAELSYMDIFAWQILFVAGVYLAYRRASGNELRVPSYMIWPAIAIITVLTLNRFNVLGKTEDMWWNLIDKHRLGPLRLINFGALVIVIDFLMRSYRGLFAQSWLVILGKHSLQVFSLHIVLIFLLLPMVAYYSDNNSIALLALVGFILVCLYLLAWVRERKKHVQKVAVLA is encoded by the coding sequence ATGAGCCGTATTGTCCAGCTGGATGGCCTCCGTGGCCTTTTTATCATTCTTATTACTATTAATCATGTTAATACACCTCTAACTGAGTTTACTTATCAGCCTCTGGGATATGTCTCTGCAGCTGAAGGTTTTGTCTTTCTATCTGGTTTGGTAGCAGGATTGGTTTATTACAAGAGGCTAGCCCGAACCGGACTAAGAAAGGTTGTTGTCGGAGCTATTCAGCGGGCGCGAACCATTTATATTTATCATCTCATCTCACTTTTTATTGTTTGTGCTGTAGGTTATTACTCTATTATTCACTATCACTATTGGACAGAAGTGCTAACCCGTTTTTTTCAAACCCCTGTCCAGTCACTTGTCCTAAGCCTGTTTTTACTTTATCAGCCTGATTTTTTAGATATTCTGCCGTTATACTGTCTATTGCTACTTTCTCTTCCTTTTCTGATGTACCAGTTCCGCAAAGGGAATAGTCGCTGGGTATTAGCAGTTAGCATAGGTATCTGGGGAATGAGCCAGTTGGGACTTGGGCTTAGCTATAAGGCCACCAAACTACTTGCAAGCTATCTGCCTGGTGCGGAATTGAGTTATATGGATATTTTTGCCTGGCAGATCCTGTTTGTAGCAGGTGTATATCTGGCATATAGAAGAGCCAGTGGCAATGAATTGCGTGTCCCTTCCTATATGATATGGCCGGCAATTGCTATCATCACTGTATTAACTTTGAATAGATTTAATGTACTGGGTAAAACTGAAGATATGTGGTGGAATTTAATTGACAAGCATCGCCTAGGTCCCTTGCGCCTGATTAATTTTGGGGCATTGGTAATTGTCATCGATTTTTTAATGCGATCCTACAGGGGATTATTTGCCCAATCCTGGCTGGTAATACTAGGTAAACATTCTTTACAGGTATTTTCGCTTCATATTGTTTTAATATTTTTATTATTACCTATGGTCGCTTATTATAGTGATAATAACTCAATAGCCTTATTAGCATTGGTTGGATTTATTCTGGTATGTTTATACCTATTGGCATGGGTACGGGAGAGAAAAAAACATGTGCAAAAAGTAGCAGTACTGGCATAG
- a CDS encoding DinB family protein: protein MATTNIQTQEADLSTLVITAEELLNHWQGHRRVTRRVIEAFPEDKLFTYSIGGMRPFSELVMEMIHIAGPGVKGVATGEWKSFGEEDEFTGAAPQTKTELLALWDKVTAVIDSVWPQIPLHRFHEVEAAFGQYEDSLYSSVLYFIDNEIHHRGQGYVYLRSLGITPPAFYDRS, encoded by the coding sequence ATGGCTACTACCAACATTCAGACCCAGGAAGCAGATCTGTCAACACTTGTAATTACAGCTGAAGAGCTATTGAATCACTGGCAAGGACATCGCCGGGTTACCCGCCGGGTAATAGAAGCATTTCCGGAAGATAAGTTATTTACGTATTCTATTGGCGGTATGCGCCCTTTCTCTGAACTGGTTATGGAGATGATTCATATTGCTGGTCCAGGAGTAAAAGGTGTGGCAACCGGAGAATGGAAGTCATTTGGAGAAGAAGACGAGTTTACAGGTGCTGCGCCTCAAACCAAAACAGAACTTTTGGCTCTTTGGGATAAAGTGACTGCCGTAATTGATTCTGTATGGCCTCAGATCCCGTTACATCGCTTTCATGAAGTAGAGGCAGCTTTTGGACAATATGAGGACTCTCTTTACTCAAGTGTTCTTTACTTTATCGACAATGAAATTCATCACAGAGGACAGGGATATGTATATCTGCGTTCACTGGGAATAACTCCTCCGGCTTTTTATGACAGAAGCTAA
- a CDS encoding protein-glutamate O-methyltransferase CheR yields the protein MILTHTLKLTNADFNRLSAFIYERVGIKLSPIKKTMLESRLQKRLSTLQMGSFKEYCDYIFSDQGKQQELVHMIDQVTTNKTDFFREPNHFSFLQSQLLPSIDKHYRTYPLRVWSAGCSSGEEVYTLAMVLSEYSCTHTPISFHIHGTDISTQVLQKAVTAVYTEDKIAPIPLLLRQKYLLKSKDTTNRTVRVAPSLRSKVQFDRLNFMEDDFNSLPVFDIIFCRNVIIYFDKATQEQVLNRLCTQLRPGGFFFLGHSESITNMDVPLKQIRPTIFQKVTV from the coding sequence ATGATACTTACCCATACTCTAAAGTTAACCAATGCAGACTTTAACAGATTATCAGCATTTATTTATGAACGTGTTGGTATTAAGTTATCTCCCATAAAAAAAACAATGCTTGAAAGTCGCTTACAGAAAAGATTAAGCACTTTACAAATGGGATCTTTTAAGGAATATTGTGACTATATCTTCAGCGATCAGGGGAAGCAACAAGAATTAGTGCATATGATTGATCAGGTCACAACCAATAAAACAGATTTCTTTCGGGAGCCCAATCATTTTTCGTTCCTCCAATCCCAATTATTACCTTCTATAGACAAGCATTATCGTACATATCCCTTACGGGTATGGAGTGCAGGTTGTTCTAGTGGAGAAGAAGTATATACACTGGCAATGGTATTAAGTGAGTATTCATGTACTCACACGCCTATTTCTTTTCATATTCATGGAACAGATATTTCCACACAGGTATTGCAAAAGGCCGTCACTGCGGTGTATACAGAGGATAAAATTGCACCTATTCCATTATTACTTCGCCAGAAATACCTTCTTAAAAGCAAGGATACAACTAATAGAACTGTGAGGGTTGCTCCATCTTTACGGTCTAAAGTTCAGTTTGATCGCTTGAATTTTATGGAAGATGATTTCAATTCGTTGCCGGTCTTTGATATTATATTTTGCAGGAATGTTATCATCTATTTTGATAAAGCTACCCAGGAACAGGTACTCAATCGTTTGTGTACGCAGTTAAGACCAGGAGGTTTTTTCTTCCTGGGGCACTCTGAATCTATAACAAATATGGATGTCCCATTGAAACAGATCCGCCCTACTATTTTCCAGAAAGTAACAGTATAG
- a CDS encoding methyl-accepting chemotaxis protein has translation MQLTIKQKLILAFSILILLSGMIYYLGNSNASTINDRLNLIVDTNAKGIMLASKLAEDVQFITKREKDFILEQDRETLQDLVKDVDTRLEIFTTRIEQLKAISDEKGNEQIDEFLQKWQEYQKIYGKIKILAVVMNTDSSNTAAYHLSKTTGRAAALDAIAAVNQLVKKNEAALAQTKLETDQIYSNARTNMVILLAFSIVLAAGISIWIIRSITDSLNKAKEAIKAISEGNLMITINTNSKDEIGELLQFLQNMVVKLKEVIGYVTTASDNIASASYQMSASSQQVAQGATEQAASAEEVSSSMEEMTANIQQNTDNAQQTEKIALQAAEDIKEGSQAVNQTVDSMKIIAEKISIIGEIARQTNLLALNAAVEAARAGEHGKGFAVVAAEVRKLAERSQLAATDIDVLSKSSVAIAEKSGKLLIQIVPNISKTSRLVQEISASSMEQNAGAEQVNSAIQQLNQVIQQNAASSEEMATSAEELSSQAESLKDAISFFQIDQYQTTRRNKSNRETSSKYKSATPSQVYSTQKSDKFVKGVQLNMHADTLDESYEKY, from the coding sequence ATGCAACTCACAATTAAACAGAAGCTGATTCTCGCTTTCAGTATTCTAATACTGTTATCCGGCATGATATACTATCTGGGTAACTCCAATGCTTCTACAATAAATGACCGTCTTAATCTGATTGTAGATACAAATGCCAAAGGTATCATGCTGGCAAGCAAGCTGGCAGAAGATGTTCAGTTTATCACAAAGCGGGAAAAAGATTTTATACTGGAACAAGATAGAGAAACCTTACAGGACCTTGTTAAAGATGTTGATACACGTCTGGAAATTTTTACTACACGCATTGAGCAGTTAAAAGCTATTTCGGATGAAAAAGGAAATGAACAGATAGATGAATTTCTTCAAAAATGGCAGGAGTACCAGAAGATCTATGGCAAAATAAAGATATTAGCGGTAGTGATGAACACTGATTCAAGCAACACCGCAGCATATCATCTCTCTAAGACTACGGGCAGGGCAGCAGCATTGGATGCAATTGCAGCAGTGAACCAGTTAGTAAAGAAGAATGAAGCAGCTCTTGCACAAACTAAACTGGAAACAGATCAGATTTATTCGAATGCAAGAACAAACATGGTTATTCTGCTTGCCTTCAGTATAGTATTGGCTGCAGGTATTTCGATCTGGATTATACGTTCTATTACGGATTCTCTGAACAAAGCAAAAGAAGCGATTAAGGCAATCTCTGAAGGAAATCTTATGATTACTATCAATACAAATAGTAAAGATGAAATAGGAGAACTACTTCAGTTTTTACAAAACATGGTAGTAAAATTAAAAGAAGTAATAGGGTATGTTACTACAGCATCTGACAATATTGCTTCTGCCAGTTACCAAATGAGTGCATCTTCTCAGCAGGTAGCTCAGGGGGCAACTGAACAGGCAGCTTCGGCTGAAGAAGTATCTTCTTCAATGGAAGAGATGACCGCGAATATCCAGCAGAATACTGATAACGCACAACAAACCGAAAAAATAGCTTTACAGGCAGCAGAAGATATTAAGGAGGGAAGTCAGGCTGTGAATCAGACAGTAGATTCCATGAAAATTATTGCTGAAAAGATTTCTATCATAGGTGAAATAGCACGTCAGACGAATCTATTGGCGTTGAATGCGGCAGTAGAGGCAGCACGTGCGGGTGAACATGGGAAAGGATTCGCGGTTGTGGCGGCTGAAGTCCGTAAACTGGCAGAAAGGAGTCAACTGGCTGCCACAGACATTGATGTTTTATCTAAATCCAGTGTAGCTATTGCAGAAAAATCCGGTAAGCTATTGATACAAATTGTACCTAACATCAGCAAAACTTCACGGCTGGTACAAGAGATATCAGCTTCCAGTATGGAGCAGAATGCAGGAGCAGAACAGGTTAATAGTGCAATTCAACAATTAAATCAGGTAATTCAGCAAAATGCCGCATCTTCTGAAGAGATGGCAACCAGTGCAGAAGAACTTTCGTCTCAGGCAGAGTCGCTCAAAGATGCAATCTCTTTCTTTCAAATAGATCAATATCAGACAACTCGCCGAAATAAAAGTAACCGTGAGACTTCATCCAAATATAAGTCTGCTACTCCGTCACAAGTATATTCCACTCAAAAATCAGATAAGTTTGTAAAGGGAGTTCAGCTAAATATGCATGCAGATACCCTTGACGAATCATATGAGAAATATTAA
- a CDS encoding VOC family protein, which produces MANQIFINLPVKDLKKSMDFFTKLGFSFNMQFTDDTAACMVISETIYSMLLTHDKFKEFTSTDIADTSKVREVLTCLAVDSKEEVNAITEKAIHAGAIEEREAKDYGFMYYRSFADLDGHVWEMMWMDPTAENGTEAQADATMDSHS; this is translated from the coding sequence ATGGCAAACCAGATTTTCATCAATCTCCCAGTGAAAGATCTTAAAAAGTCAATGGACTTCTTTACAAAACTGGGCTTTTCGTTTAACATGCAATTTACAGATGATACAGCTGCTTGCATGGTGATTTCCGAAACTATCTATTCCATGTTACTTACACATGATAAATTTAAGGAATTTACCAGCACCGATATCGCTGATACAAGCAAAGTAAGAGAAGTACTTACCTGCCTTGCCGTTGACAGCAAGGAAGAGGTCAATGCGATTACTGAAAAGGCAATCCATGCAGGGGCTATTGAAGAAAGAGAGGCTAAAGATTACGGTTTTATGTATTATAGAAGTTTTGCAGATCTGGACGGACATGTATGGGAAATGATGTGGATGGACCCCACTGCGGAGAATGGAACAGAAGCACAGGCTGATGCTACCATGGATAGTCATTCATAA
- a CDS encoding VOC family protein, giving the protein MTNTQKIVPFLWFNHEAEEAVHFYTSLFKDSKIGTVVRYGEEASRAKSAVMTIEFQLNGQEFIALNGGPEFKFTEALSLFIKCETQEEVDYLWDKLSEGGEKSQCGWLKDKYGLSWQVVPTALLKMMRDKEPQRAKRVMEAMMKMDKIEVSILEEAYNAQAAQA; this is encoded by the coding sequence ATGACAAACACACAAAAAATCGTTCCGTTTTTATGGTTTAATCATGAAGCAGAAGAAGCAGTACACTTCTATACTTCTTTATTTAAAGATTCAAAGATCGGCACTGTGGTACGGTATGGAGAAGAAGCGTCCAGAGCTAAAAGCGCTGTGATGACAATAGAATTTCAGCTTAATGGCCAGGAATTTATCGCGCTGAATGGAGGGCCTGAATTTAAATTTACAGAAGCACTTTCTCTCTTTATTAAGTGTGAAACCCAGGAAGAAGTAGATTATTTATGGGACAAACTTTCTGAAGGTGGCGAAAAAAGCCAATGTGGCTGGCTTAAGGATAAATACGGGTTGTCGTGGCAGGTAGTACCTACTGCTTTGCTGAAGATGATGCGGGATAAAGAGCCACAAAGAGCCAAACGGGTAATGGAAGCAATGATGAAAATGGATAAGATAGAGGTATCAATATTGGAAGAAGCTTATAATGCACAGGCTGCACAGGCTTGA
- a CDS encoding S9 family peptidase yields the protein MILFRRSVGLFLFLFLSIIQIHGQVGQSLQWSKDGNGYYDYEDSQISLTNLATGGQTVLVTKEQLVPTGSAVPLTVKSFTLSEDGQKALIFTNTKRVWRYETRGDYWIMDLKSKQFTQIGKDRPQSSLMFAKFSPDGNKVAYVSEHNVYVEDVATGKSSALTSTNGTRKLINGTFDWAYEEEFGCRDGFRWSPDGQRIAFWQIDANTIRDYYMLNTTDSIYSQVIPVEYPKVGEMPSACRIGVVDVASGNTVWMAVPGDSRQHYIPRMEWAGASEVVLQQLNRKQNISKLMYCNVQTGVASTIYTETDEAWIDIKSRWNDDDPSGWEWINSGKEFIWVSEKDGWRHIYRIARDGKKESLITTGNYDVIQIKQIDEKTGVIYFMASPKNATQQYLYKVNLTGKGQAQQVSPAIEEGTHEYEISPNGKYAFHQFSNYYTRPAQEWISLPTHKPLDASADITKKISADAKKASNIEFIKVTTEEGVELDGWMVKPANFDASKKYPIVFHVYGEPASQTVTDVWGRQRNFLYGGNMANDGYIYISFDNRGTPAPKGRQWRKAIYRQIGRINIKDQAMAAKKILQLPYVDPARVAVWGWSGGGSATLNLLFQYPEIFKTGIAVAAVANQLSYDNIYQERYMGLPQENQEDFIKGSPIFYAKNLQGNLLYIHGTGDDNVHYQNAELLINELIKHNKQFQVMPYPNRTHGIYEGEGTGRHLVTLYTQFLQKNCPGGGK from the coding sequence ATGATTCTTTTTCGGAGAAGTGTAGGTTTGTTTCTATTTCTTTTTTTATCAATTATTCAAATTCATGGGCAGGTAGGACAATCGCTGCAATGGTCTAAAGATGGGAATGGCTATTATGATTATGAAGATTCACAGATAAGTTTAACCAATCTGGCTACAGGTGGACAAACTGTGTTGGTAACTAAAGAACAATTGGTTCCAACAGGTTCGGCTGTACCACTTACTGTAAAAAGCTTTACATTATCAGAAGATGGTCAGAAGGCTTTGATTTTTACCAATACGAAACGTGTATGGCGTTATGAAACACGTGGTGATTATTGGATCATGGATCTAAAGTCAAAGCAATTCACTCAGATTGGAAAAGATCGTCCTCAGTCTTCTTTGATGTTTGCCAAGTTTTCCCCTGATGGAAATAAAGTAGCCTATGTAAGTGAACACAATGTATATGTAGAAGATGTTGCTACAGGGAAGAGTTCAGCTCTAACGTCCACCAATGGAACCCGTAAACTAATCAATGGAACATTTGACTGGGCTTATGAAGAAGAATTTGGGTGTAGAGATGGGTTTCGCTGGAGTCCGGACGGACAACGAATTGCCTTCTGGCAGATTGATGCCAATACAATCCGTGATTACTACATGCTCAATACAACTGATTCTATTTATTCACAGGTAATCCCTGTTGAATATCCTAAGGTTGGAGAGATGCCATCTGCCTGCCGGATTGGAGTGGTAGATGTTGCCTCTGGCAATACAGTATGGATGGCAGTTCCTGGTGATTCCCGGCAACATTATATCCCCCGTATGGAATGGGCTGGGGCTTCTGAAGTTGTTTTGCAACAGTTAAATCGTAAGCAAAATATCAGTAAGTTGATGTACTGTAATGTACAGACAGGAGTTGCTTCTACTATCTATACAGAAACAGATGAAGCATGGATTGATATAAAATCTCGTTGGAATGATGATGATCCTAGTGGCTGGGAATGGATTAATAGTGGAAAAGAATTTATCTGGGTCAGCGAAAAAGATGGTTGGAGGCATATATATAGGATAGCCAGAGATGGTAAAAAAGAATCTTTGATTACTACTGGTAACTATGATGTAATTCAAATCAAACAGATTGATGAAAAAACTGGTGTGATTTACTTTATGGCCTCTCCTAAGAATGCAACTCAACAGTATCTGTATAAAGTGAATCTTACAGGTAAAGGGCAGGCACAACAAGTATCACCTGCTATAGAAGAGGGAACTCATGAATATGAAATCTCTCCCAATGGCAAGTATGCATTCCATCAGTTTTCAAACTATTATACGCGTCCTGCCCAAGAATGGATTTCTTTACCAACTCATAAACCTTTAGATGCTTCTGCTGATATTACCAAAAAGATCTCTGCTGATGCAAAAAAAGCTTCCAATATCGAATTTATCAAAGTCACTACAGAAGAAGGTGTAGAGCTGGATGGATGGATGGTAAAGCCAGCAAACTTTGATGCCAGCAAAAAATATCCAATTGTCTTTCATGTGTATGGTGAACCCGCTTCGCAAACAGTTACAGATGTTTGGGGACGTCAACGTAATTTTCTATATGGAGGCAATATGGCTAATGATGGATATATCTACATCTCTTTTGATAACAGAGGAACGCCAGCTCCTAAGGGACGTCAGTGGCGTAAGGCTATCTATCGCCAGATTGGTCGTATAAATATTAAGGATCAGGCTATGGCTGCAAAGAAAATTCTGCAGCTGCCCTATGTTGATCCTGCACGCGTGGCTGTATGGGGATGGAGTGGGGGAGGTTCAGCTACCTTAAACTTATTATTTCAGTACCCTGAAATATTTAAAACAGGTATTGCTGTTGCTGCAGTGGCTAATCAGCTTTCCTATGATAATATTTATCAGGAACGTTATATGGGACTTCCACAAGAGAATCAGGAAGATTTTATTAAAGGATCTCCTATTTTTTATGCCAAAAATTTACAAGGTAATCTTTTATATATTCATGGAACAGGAGATGATAATGTACATTATCAAAATGCAGAATTGCTGATCAATGAGCTTATCAAGCACAATAAACAGTTTCAAGTTATGCCTTATCCTAATCGTACACATGGTATTTATGAAGGCGAAGGGACCGGAAGGCATCTAGTCACTTTATATACTCAGTTTTTACAAAAAAATTGTCCTGGTGGAGGAAAATAG
- a CDS encoding glycosyltransferase family 61 protein, translated as MAKLYAKISVSSTSAKFIRLVVSKITDGSFNYFKVFNPDSKQLYFYYRESPKPSFFEEGIGYLNPAIQEQFRSVNKSYTTHIGYLSEYVFVHRKPCIIEPKQGWAIDIATDQLIYPSIPYQSLIAEPYPSWIGYHFRSKKDLLIDIPIISLRMMAKGWLNYWHVFGDLLGQLILLDRLGISQDIPILIPEETYHKPFFQEMLKRSKTLSERKWILQDRYTFVKTNEVYFVQKMPFSKEQFDGVLDYLNIPEINADGELKLYLTRKVSRGRYLVNALLIETIAKEYGFEIVDCDDLDFNEQISYFSKARYIVGLHGAGLTNIIFRRGGELNLLEIFPGNYAPNHYYWLSKTYAYSYDAIIGSSSIDGSFEIDPVLFREKLDSFFNF; from the coding sequence TTGGCAAAACTCTATGCGAAGATTTCTGTATCCTCTACCTCTGCAAAATTCATTCGCCTAGTAGTTTCCAAGATCACAGATGGATCATTTAATTACTTTAAAGTATTTAATCCAGACAGTAAGCAGCTCTATTTTTATTATAGAGAATCTCCTAAACCTAGTTTTTTCGAAGAAGGTATTGGATATCTGAACCCTGCTATTCAAGAGCAATTTCGATCTGTAAATAAATCTTATACAACTCATATCGGATATCTGAGTGAATATGTTTTTGTGCATCGTAAACCTTGTATAATTGAGCCCAAACAAGGATGGGCTATTGATATCGCTACAGATCAGCTGATTTATCCATCAATTCCATATCAAAGTCTGATTGCAGAACCTTACCCTTCCTGGATAGGATATCATTTTAGATCCAAGAAAGATTTATTGATTGATATCCCAATTATTTCTTTACGTATGATGGCCAAAGGATGGCTTAATTATTGGCATGTATTCGGTGATTTACTAGGACAATTGATTTTATTAGATCGCTTAGGTATCTCTCAAGACATTCCTATTCTAATTCCAGAAGAAACATATCATAAACCTTTCTTTCAGGAGATGTTGAAAAGAAGTAAAACGCTATCTGAAAGAAAATGGATACTTCAGGATCGTTATACTTTTGTTAAAACTAATGAGGTATATTTTGTTCAGAAGATGCCATTTTCAAAAGAGCAATTTGACGGAGTCTTAGACTATCTGAATATTCCTGAAATAAATGCAGATGGTGAACTGAAATTATATCTGACAAGAAAAGTAAGTAGAGGTCGATACTTAGTCAATGCACTATTAATAGAAACTATTGCAAAAGAGTATGGATTTGAGATTGTTGATTGTGATGATTTAGACTTTAATGAACAAATCTCCTATTTTTCCAAGGCTCGTTATATTGTTGGGTTACATGGTGCAGGTTTAACAAATATTATCTTTCGCAGAGGTGGAGAGTTGAATTTATTAGAAATATTTCCAGGGAATTATGCACCTAATCACTATTACTGGCTATCTAAAACATATGCATATTCCTATGATGCTATAATTGGGAGTTCTTCAATAGATGGTTCTTTTGAGATAGATCCAGTATTATTCAGAGAGAAGTTAGATTCCTTTTTTAATTTCTAA